The sequence CCCTTGCGGGCCCGCCCGATGGGGGATCGGGCTGCGGACACGATGACGGCTTCCGGCATCGGACACTCCTTCGGGTCGCTAAGCGCGTGCTTAGTCTCATCCTGCCCGCAGGAAACGGGAATGCAAAGAGCGGGCGCCGGACACCACATCCTGCGCCCGCGCCGTGCTCACAGCCTGGTGATCCGGCCCACACCACCGACCGGGTAGTCGGCCGAGGTCACCATTCCGCCGAGTCCCTCGGTGAGATGGCGCTGGACAGCCTGCTGGTAGGTCAGGCCCACGCTCGTGAACGGCAGCCCCGCGAACGGGTACCCGTCGCCGCCTCGTGCGGAGAAGTCGTTGGTCGCGACCGACACCGGCGACCCCTCCACGACGACGCCGTCCGAAACCAGGACCGTGCCGTCGTCGAGCACCACGTCGCGCACCCGCTCGCCAGGCGTCACGATCTCGTTGGTGCCCTCGCGAACCTCCTGCGCTCGCCTGGCCGGGTCGTACGTGAAGGACAGCCCCGCCACCTGCATGAACGCGCCGGATGCCTCGGGCGCGGCGGCGACTCCCCGTTCGAGTAACTGCCGCAACACGTCCCTCGGCACCTCGGGGACCACGGCGACGAAGTTGGCGAACGGAGCCACCTCGTAGGTGTGCAGCGCGGTCAGCTCACCTGCCGGCAGGACGGAGTCGTTGCGAATGCCTCCACCGTTCTGGATCGCCACCTGCGGTTCCGCGACGCCGTACTCGGCGGCGTTGCGCCGTCCCGCCCACAGCAGACTGTCGGCGACCAGGTTGCCGAGGTTCGTCTCCTCGCTGCGGACGTCGCCGCGCACGCCGTTCAGCGGCACCTCGGTGGTGGCGACGACCTCATCGGCGAGCGAGAGCACATGGTGGGACACCGGCTTCTCCACCTCGGCCCGCACCACAGGGTCGCCGTGCACCGCGTCGGGGCCGACCCCGGAGACCCGCACCGGCTGGGTGTATTCGTCGTCCACGCTCACGACAGTGCCGTGGCGGTCGAAGTTCAGGACGAGCCTGCCGACGTACTTGTAGTCTCCCGCGACGGCGACCACGGGGACGCGCCGTCCGTCGGCGTCGATGGCGTAGCGGGGGAAACTGCCCTCGGCGACATCACCGGGGATCAGGCGATCGCCGGGGTCGGCGAGGATCTCGCCGCCACCGGCGCCGACCACCGCGTCCACGTTCCGCAGCTCCGGCACCAGTGCGAGTTCGTTGTCGATGTCCTGGAGGTGGCTGACCAGCACCACCTTGTCCACACCACGGCGGGTGAGATCGCGTGCGAGCGCGTTCGTGATCTCGTCGAGTTCGGGGCTCACCTCGACGTCGCGAGGGCTGGAGATCGCGGGCAGCTCCGGGGTGGTGAGCCCGATGACACCGACCCGCTCGCCTGCCGTCCGCAGCACCCTGCTGCGAGCGAGCGTTCCGTCGGCGGCGTGTGCGGCGAGCTCGGGCTCACCCGAGACGTCGAGGTTGGCGCTGACGAACGGCACTTCGTCGCCCGCCGTGTCGAGGAACCGGTCCAGCACGTCGGGGCCGAAGTCGAAGTCGTGGTTGCCGAGCGCGCTCACGTCGTAGCCGATGTGTTCGAGCGCGAGCGCGTCGTAGAACGGGGCGCCGTCCCTCGTGCTCGCCGAGTACTCGGGGCCTGCGAGGAAGTTGTCCCCGCCCGACACCGTGACGACGCCTCGATGTCCTGCCTGCCCCGGCGATGGCCTGCCACGGGTCGCCTCCGCCCGCAGCTCGTCCACCAGGGTCGCGACGCGGGAGGCGCTGCCGTAGGGGCGCTCGCCGCCGTCCACGATCGGCCCCTCCTGCGCTCCGGAGCCGGTCACGCCGAGCAGCGCGGACTCCATGTCGCTCGTGAACAGCACGGTGAGGGTGAAGTCGGCGCGGTCTGCCGCGGACGCGGTCAGCGCCGACGTGCCCAGCATCGTGGCCGCGGCGAGGGCGCACAGTCCGGCCTTGCGGAGGGATCTCACGCGGGCTCCTCGGTTGATAGCTTTTGACGATGTCGGGCCAGAGCTAACCACACCAGTCCTTTTCGGACAATGCTGGTGAGGGAAACCCGACGAACGTCTCCTCTCGCGGCCGCAGCGTCCGGCAGCCGCCTACCCTGGTCACATGGATTACGCCGAACACGTCACCGACCTCGTCGGCAACACGCCGCTGGTCAAGCTGAACGCTCTCACCAAGGGTGTGGAACCGCTCGTGCTCGCCAAGGTCGAGTACCTGAACCCCGGCGGCAGTGTGAAGGACAGGATCGCCCAGCGGATGATCGAGGCCGCCGAGGAGTCGGGCGAGCTGAGGCCAGGCGGCACGATCGTGGAGCCGACCTCGGGCAACACCGGCGTCGGGCTGGCCATGGTCGCGCAGCGCAAGGGCTACCGGTGCGTGTTCGTGTGCCCCGACAAGGTCAGCGAGGACAAGCGCAACGTGCTCAAGGCGTACGGCGCCGAGGTGGTGGTGTGCCCGACGGCCGTGCCGCCGGAGCACCCTGAGTCCTATTACAACGTCTCCGATCGGCTGGCCAGGGAGATCGAAGGGGCGTGGAAGCCCAACCAGTACGCCAACCCGCACAACCCCGAGAGCCACTACCACTCCACGGGCCCCGAGATCTGGAAGCAGACCGAGGGCAAGGTGACGCACTTCGTGGCAGGCGTCGGCACCGGCGGCACCATCTCGGGCACCGGCCGGTACCTCAAGGACGTCTCCGAAGGTCGCGTCAAGGTGATCGGAGCCGACCCGGAGGGGTCCGTGTACTCCGGCGGCACCGGAAGGCCCTACCTCGTCGAGGGCGTCGGTGAGGACTTCTGGCCCGGCACCTACGACACCGACATCGCCGACGAGATCATCGCCGTTTCCGACGCGGACTCCTTCACGATCACGCGCAGGCTCGCGCAGGAGGAAGGCCTGCTCGTCGGAGGTTCGTGCGGTATGGCCGTCGCCGCGGCGCTCGAACTCGCGAAGCGGTGCGGGCCGGACGACGTCATCGTGGTGCTGCTTCCCGACAGCGGTCGCGGCTACCTCGGCAAGGTCTTCAACGACAGCTGGATGTCGTCGTACGGGTTCCTCTCGCCCGAGTCGAAGGACGCGACGGTCGGCGACGTTCTGCGCCGTAAGGACGGCAGGCTGCCCGACCTCGTGCACACGCACCCGACCGAGACCGTGGCGGAGGCCGTCGCGATCCTGCGGGAGTTCGGCGTCAGCCAGATGCCGGTCGTCAGCGCTGAGCCTCCCGTGATGGCGGCCGAGGTGGTGGGCGCCGTCAACGAACGTGACCTGCTGGAGGCGCTCTTCACCGGCAAGGCCGCCCTCGCCGATCGGCTCGACCAGCACATGTCGCCCCCGCTGCCCACTATCGGAGCCGGCGAGCAGATCGGCGCCGCGATGAAGGCACTCGGCGCCGCGAGTGGCGCGCTGGTCCTCGTGGACGGCAAGCCGGCAGGCGTCGTGACCAGGCACGATCTGCTCGCGTTCCTCTCGGGTCACGCCTGACCGAAATCAAGATCATCGACGGAACTGCCAGGGGCGTTACACGCCGCGCGGGTCACGATCCGATAGCGTGTGCGCGAGCGAAATCACTAAGGTCCTCGTCAAGGGGGTTCACGACCCAATGAGTGCTCCTCAGCCACCGAATCAGCCCTGGGGTGGCGAGCAACAACCCCAGGGGCCGTCCAGCGGCCCTCAACCACAGCAGAACAGCCCGTTCGGCACATCCGAACCCACCCAGGTGGTGCAGCCGCAGCAGCCCCAGCAGTCGCAGGGTGAGCAGCAGCCGTTCGGGGACAGCCCCGAACCCACTCAGGTCGTCCAGCCCCCGAACCCTTCGGCAGGCCAACAGGGCGACAACGCCGAGTCCACCCAGCTCGTGTCGCCCGGATCGCAGCCGCAGCCCGCGATCCCGTACGCGCCGCCGCCGAGCGCCGCGGACAACCCCGCCGCCGTGAACCCGCAGGGCGGCTTCGGGCAGCAGCCGCAGTCCGGTGGCTTCGGCGCGCTGGGGCAGCCTGGCCCCCAGTCCGGACCTCAGCCGAGCTTCGGCGGCCAGCCGGGCCCGTTCGGCCAGCCGCCGCAGGGCGGTTTCGGCGCACCGCCTGGTGGCGGCTTCGGCGGCCCGCCGCCGCCCGCGTTCGGTCCGGGCGGGCCGGGGATGCCCGGCGGTTCGGTCGGGATGAGCCCCGTCGGCATGATCGTCGGTGGCGTGCTCGCGGTGATCGGCCTGGTCTCACTGATCTTCTCGTTCGGCGATCTCGGCGACATCAGCGAACTCGGTGACCTCGCCGAGAACACGCCTGCAATCGCGGAGGCCCTGGAACAGGCCGGTATCGCTTCTCCAGGGACGCTGACCTTCTACTCGATTCTCACCATGGTCGGCTCCGTCGCGACGATCGCGGGTGGTGTCCTGCTGGCGCTGCGCGCCAAGCTCAAGGGCGCGTTGCAGAAGTTGGGACCGTTCGTGGTGTTGGGCGGTGGGGTCCTGCTCTTGCTTTCCGGCGTCTTGTTGCTGATCGGGACGTCCGTCAAGAAGGAGTTCGCCGACCAGTACGGTCAGGCGGGCGTGCTGGGCACATCCGTGCTCTACCTGATCCTCGGCATCCTCGTGGTCATCGGCGGCGTGCTGGCGGTCATTCCTGCCACGGCCAAGATGCTGGGAACCGGTGGTGGCCCTGGTGGTCCGGGTGGTTTCGGTCAGCCGGGGCAGCCTGGCGGGTTCGGCCAGCCCGGCCAGTTCGGCCAGCCGGGGCAGCCGGGTGGTTTCGGCCAGCCGGGAGGCCAGTTCCCGCCTAGCGGAGGCTTCGGTCAGCCGAGTCAGCCGGGTCAGCCGGGTCAGCCCGGCCAGCCCGGCGGCTTCGGTCAGCCGGGTCAGCCCGGCGGCTTCGGTCAGCCCGGCGGGTTCGGCCAGCCAGGTGGCTTCGGCCAGCCCGGCGGTTTCGACCAGCCTGGCCAGTTCGGCCAGCAGGGCCAGCCAGGACAGCCGCCGCAGCAGTGGTGAACCACTGATCCAGAGCGCGAGGGGGCCGTGGGCGAGCAGCCTGCGGCCCCCTTCGGGTCTCGGAGGCTTCTCGCCCGAGGCGCCCGTAGGCTGTGGGCATGGTTGCAGACCCGCGCTACGGATTCGAGACACGCGCCATCCACGCAGGGCAGGAACCCGACCCTCGCACGGGTGCGGTGATCGTGCCGATCTACCAGACCTCCACCTACGCGCAGGACGGTGTCGGCGGCACCCGCGAAGGGGACTACGAGTACTCCAGGACTGCCAACCCCACCCGCACAGCGCTGGAGGAGGCACTCGCAGCGCTGGAGAACGGCAGGCACGCCCTCGCGTTCGCGTCCGGCATGGCCGCCAGCGACGCGGTGCTGCGGACCATGCTCAGGCCGGGCGATCACTTGGTGCTGGGCAACGACGTCTACGGCGGCACGTTCCGGCTGATCGACAAGGTCCTCACCGAGTGGGGCGTGAACTACAGCGTCGCGTCCCTGTCCGACCTCGACGAGGTCAGGACGGCCATGCGGCCCGAGACGAAACTCGTCTGGTGTGAGTCGCCGACCAACCCGCTGCTCGGCATCGCCGACATCGCGGCGCTCGCGGAGCTGGCCCATGTCGGTGGAGCCAAGCTCGTCGTGGACAACACGTTCGCCACGCCGTACCTCCAGACTCCGCTCGAACTCGGCGCCGACGTGGTCGTGCACTCCACGACGAAGTACCTCGGCGGCCACTCCGATGTCGTCGGCGGCGCCGTGATCACCGACTCCGACGAGGTCCGGGAGCGGCTGTTCTTCCTGCGCAACTCCGCCGGTGCCGTGCCCGGTGCCTTCGACGCGTGGCTGACTCTGCGCGGTCTCAAGACGCTGGCCGTTCGCATGGAGCGGCACTGCGGGAACGCCGAGCTGATCGCCGAGGCGCTGGCGGTGCACCCCAAGGTGGAGCGGGTGTACTACCCGGGTCTCGCGGAACACCCCGGTCACTCCCTCGCGGCCAAGCAGATGCGCCGCTTCGGCGGGATGGTGTCCTTCACTCACGTCGATGGTGAACGCGCGGCACTCGACATGGTCGCGAGGACGAAGCTGTTCGTACTCGCCGAGTCGCTCGGCGGCGTGGAGTCACTGATCGAACATCCCGGCCGCATGACGCACGCGAGCGTCGCGGGGTCGCTGCTGTCGGTTCCCCCCGAACTGGTGAGGCTCTCGGTGGGCATCGAGGACGCGCACGACCTGCTGGCCGACCTCAGGTACGCGCTCGACGCTTCCTGACGCGTCAGGGACGGAAGTTGCTGGGGGAGGCGTCCTCGGGGCCCGGCCGCTCATGGCCTGCCTCCCTCAGCTCCGCACCCGAAACGCAACTTCCGATGAGCGTGACCTGCCTGCCGTCCGTGACGTAGTGGCCGGGTTCGCACCTGGCTTCGGTGACGGTGTAGACGGCGGCTCCGGTGAGGGCGATGGCGGAAACCACGCCGGCGAGAAGGGGCACGACACCCGCGGAACGCGACCCGTCCGACGTGCGTGCCCTCATATCCGGCTCTCCCCACCCTGCTGATCCGGCGACGACTGCGTGCGCGACAAGCTTACCCAATCGTGATCTGTTCAAGCAGGTAGCCTCGTCGTGACGCTTCGTGCAGTGACATCATCTCCGTTCATGGGACTTGTCAGCGTGGACACAATCCGCGAGGCGAGGCGTCTGCTGGAGACCATCGTGCGGATGACGCCGATGGAGCATGCGCGTGACCTCGAACGGCCTCAGGGCGGGCCCGTGTATCTCAAGTGCGAGAACCTGCAACGCACGGGGTCGTTCAAGATCAGAGGCGCCTACACCCGGATTCACGGGTTGAGCGAGGAGGAGCGCGCGAGGGGCGTGGTGGCCGCGAGTGCGGGCAACCACGCCCAGGGTGTGGCTCTTGCCGCCGCATTGCTCGGCGCGAAGGCCACCGTCTTCATGCCGCAGCGGGCTCCGCTGCCGAAGCTGGCCGCCACCCGTGGGTACGGCGCCGACGTCCACCTGCACGGCGAGTCGCTGGAGGAGGCGCTCGCGGAGGCGACCGCCTTCGCCGAACGCACCGGGGCTGTGTTCATCCACCCCTTCGACCACCCCGACATCATCGCGGGCCAGGGCACCGTCGGCCTTGAGATCCTCGAACAGGTTCCCGACGTCGCCACGGTCCTCGTCGCCACGGGCGGCGGGGGACTGGTGGGAGGCGTGGCCAGCGCCGTGAAGGCGGTGAAGCCCGGCGTGCGCGTCGTGGGTGTGCAGGCGGAGGGAGCCGCCGCCTTCCCTCTCTCGCTGTCCGCAGGCAACCCGATGCGGCTCGAACGCACGCAGACCATGGCCGACGGCATCGCGGTCGGCGGTCCCGGCCCGATCACGTTCGAACACGTCCGCGCCCTCGTTGACGATGTGGTGACGGTGAGCGAGGAGTCGCTGTCGCGTGCGGTGCTGCTGTGTCTCGAACGACGCAAGCTCGTCGTCGAACCCGCCGGCGCTGCCGCGGTCGCCGCGCTGCTCGAACACCCCGGCGTCTTCGAACCCCCCGTGGTCGCGGTGTTGTCTGGTGGCAACGTGGACCCGCTGCTGCTGTTGCAGATCATCCAGCACGGCATGACGGCCGCAGGCCGTTACCTGAGCCTGCGGCTGCGGGTGCCCGACCGGCCGGGGTCGCTGGCCGGTCTGCTGTCCCTGGTCGGCGAACTCGGAGCGAACGTGATGGACGTCGAGCATTCGCGCATCTCGGGCAGGCTGGCGATGGGCGAGGTGGAGATCGCGCTGAAGCTGGAGACGCGAGGCCCCGAGCACTGCGCCGACGTGGCGGCACAGCTCCAGAGGGCCGGTTATCGCGTGCTGGTGTGACGGCGGCACTGTCCGTGGGGCCGCCCGGTCGCGAGCGGCCCCACGGACGGTGTCACAGGTTGCCGCGCCGGGCCTGCTCGCGCTCGATGGCCTCGAACAGCGCCTTGAAGTTGCCCTTGCCGAAGCCGAGCGAACCGTGCCGCTCGATCAGCTCGTAGAACACGGTCGGACGGTCGCCGACCGGCTTGGTGAAGATCTGGAGCAGGTAGCCGTCCTCGTCCCGATCGACGAGGATGCGGTGTTCCTTCAGCGTCTCGATCGGCACCCTGACCTCACCGATACGAGCCCGCAGCTCGGGGTCGTCGTAATAGGAGTCCGGCGTGTCGAGGAACTCAACGCCCGCGGCCCGCATCGCCGTGACCGTGCTGACGATGTCGTTGGTGGCCAGCGCGATGTGCTGGCAGCCGGGGCCGTCGTAGAACTCGAGGTACTCGTCGATCTGCGACTTCTTCTTGGCGATCGCCGGTTCGTTGAGCGGGAACTTGACGCGGTGGTTGCCGTTGGCGACCACCTTGCTCATCAGCGCGGAGTACTCGGTGGCGATGTCGTCGCCGACGAACTCGGCCATGTTCACGAAGCCCATGACGCGGTGGTAGAAGGCCACCCACTCGTCCATCTTGCCGAGTTCCACGTTGCCGACGCAGTGATCGACAGCCTGGAACAGCCGCTTCGGCGCGCCCTCCGGCTTCGGGAACGACCGCTCGCGTGCCTCGTAACCGGGCAGGTACGGACCCGAGTAACGGGAGCGGTCGATGAGGCTGTGCCGCGTGTCGCCGTAGGCGGCGATGGCGGCCATGCGGACGGTGCCGTGCTCGTCCGACACGTCGTGCGGTTCCTCGATCACGGTCGCGCCGTTGGCGCGGGCGTGCTCGACACACTTGTCCACGTCGGCGACCTCGAGGGCGAGGTCTGTAACGCCGTCACCGTGCTTGCGGTGATGGTCGAGGAGGGAGGAGGTGGGCTTGACACCGCCGTTGATCACGAAGCGCGCGGAGCCGGACTTCAGGACGAACGACTTGTACTCGACGTTGCCCGTCTCCGGACCGGAGTACGCGACGAGGTCCATCCCGAAAGCCGACTGGTAGAAGTGCGCGGCCTGCGTGGCGTTGCCCACCACGAAGACGACGGCGTCCATCGCCTTGACGGGGAACGGATCGCTGGCCAGGTCGTGATCGACGAGGCCGACGAGCTGACGGAGCTGGTTGTAGTCGATGTCATCGAGTGCTGGGTTCGCCATGGGACGAAGAATGCGCCCTGGCGCACAGACTGGGCAACAGTCGGGTGAAACACTGGGCAATATGCTCAGTCATACTGGCATCCGAGTGATCAGATCGGCCGGATTGCGCAGGAGAGCGGCATGACGTTGGACGCGCTGGACGCACGGTTGCTGCTGTTGCTGGCCGACGCGCCGCGCCTCGGGGTGCTGGAGTGTGCCCGCAGGCTCGGCGTGGCGAGGGGCACCGTGCAGGCCCGGCTCGACCGGCTCGCGGCCTCCGGTGTGCTCAAGGGCTTCCCGCCGGACCTCGATCTCGCCGAGATGGGCTACGGCCTCACGGCGTTCGCCGTACTGGAGATCGCGCAGGGCCGCCGTGCCGAGGTGGCGACGGCGTTGGCGGCCATCGACGAGGTGTGCGAGGTCCATGCCACGACAGGGCAGGGTGATCTGTTCGTGCGGGTGGTCGCCCGCTCCAACGACGACCTGCAACGCGTCATCGACAAGGTCGTCGGGGTGCCGGGAGTGCGGAGGACGGCGACGTCGATCGCACTCTCCACGCCGGTCCCGCCGAGGGTGCGGCCGCTGTTGGAGCGCATCGCCGACCGGAAGGGCTGATCGGCCTTACAGGATGATCGGCACCTGGCCGATATGACCGGGAATCGTTGCCGCAAGGGCACCGCGCTGAGAGCTCCTGTACAGAGCCCCGGAGCGAAGACGCCGCGGGCCAAAACGAACGGCCGGTGCGCCACCTCATCGATGACCGCACCGGCCGTGCACGTGTGTCCGGGGTTCGCCGCCCTATCTGCTCATGAGCTGTAGGGAACAGCCTTCACGAGCGTGACCTTCTGGTTCTTGCCGTTGGGCAGCAGGTACTCCCGCGACTCGCCCTCCCTCGCCCCGAGCAAGGCCTTGCCGAGCGGGGAGTCGGGCGAGTAGACCTCGATCGGCCCGTTGCCGCCTTCCTCACGCGTCGCGAGCAGGAAGGTCTCCTCGTCGTCATCGCCGTCGTAGCGCACGGTCAGCACCATGCCCGGCTCGGCGATGCCGTCGTCCTTCGGCGCCTCGCCGACCTTGGCGGCGCGCAGCAGCTCCTGCAGATGCCGGATGCGGGCCTCCTGCTGTCCCTGCTCCTCGCGAGCGGCGTGGTAGCCGCCGTTCTCCTTGAGGTCGCCCTCTTCCCGGCTGGCGTTGATCTTCGCGGCGATGACCGGACGATTCTCGATCAGCTCGTCGAGCTCGCTCTTGAGCCTGTCGTAGGCATCCTGGGTCAGCCAGGTCACCTTGCTGTCGCTCACGGTCACCATCTCCTCCTAGGGCCTGCCGAACCTGGGTATACAAGCCGGCCGCCACGCCGTCGTGGCTGGTAGATAAAGGAAAGACACGGCCCGTCTCGGGCCGTGCCGACGATACGAGGATAGCATGGAACCACCCCCGAGGGCCGCCATATTGTTGACAACGCCGGGCGTCCGGCGCTTATTTCACTCCGTTGGCCGCTGGGGGGTTGACAAGTATTCGGGAACATCATAGGAGCAGCCGTACACATCCGCAGTGACAGGCTGCCGGATGCTCCGCACAACGGTTTCGAGGCGTTGCACGCCCGGTGGGACGTAGATCTCCTTCCTGCCCGTCTCGGCTCCGTCGATGGCCCGGACCCTGACGATGCACACGGCGGGTCGCGAAGGGTCGTTCCGGTTCACGTCCACGGTGATCGACATGGCGTCGCCAGGTCGTTCCTCGAACGCGACGCGCTGGGCGTCGATGGGAGTCGCGAACCACTGCGAGTACACGAGGTAGCTGCCGATGCCGAGCGCCACGACCGCGGCGAGGCCCGCCGCCCAGGCTCGTCTGCCACGCGATCCCCGGTGAGGGCGGCGGGTGCGAGTGGAGCCGTAGCGGTCCCCCAGAGCGCGCGCCGACGCCTGGCCGGGCTCGGAACTGCTCAACGGAGGGCCTCCCGAACGGTCTTGTCGTTGGGACGAGGAGAATGAAATCACCCACCTCGCGTGTTGAGTATCCGTGAGAGCGGAACGGACATGGGCCGGGGGGCCCGCACACGACGTGCGATCGGGAAAGGAACCGAGCCGACATGGCGCGAACCGACGGAGAGAGGGCTGACAGGGTGGACGCGGGGTTGCGGCTGATGGCGGTGCACGCCCATCCGGACGACGAGTCGAGCAAGGGTGCGGCCACGATGGCCCGCTACGTCGCCGAGGGCCACGACGTGATGGTGGTGACCTGCACCGGGGGCGAGGCGGGCAGTGTTCTCAATCCCGCGATGGACCGGCCCGAGGTTCACGAGAACATGACGATGCTGCGCAGGGAGGAGATGGCGAGGGCGGCCAAGATCCTCGGCGTTCAGCATCGCTGGCTCGGCTTCATCGACTCGGGGCTTCCCGAGGGCGACCCGCCGCCGCCGCTTCCGGAGGACTGCTTCGCGAACATTCCGATCGAGGAACCGGTTCGCAGGCTCGTGCAGGTCATGCGTGAGTTCCGCCCGCACGTCGTCATCACCTACGACGAGAACGGCGGTTACCCGCACCCCGACCACATCCGCTGCCACGAGGTGTCGATGGCCGCGTACGACGCCGTCGCCGACGCCGAGCGGTATCCGGACGAGGGCGAACCGTGGCAGCCGCTGAAGCTCTACTACAGCCATGGCTTCTCCAGAGCGAAGTTCGAGGCGTTCCATGAGGCGCTCACCTCTCGCGGGCTGGAGTCGCCCTACGACGAGTGGCTGAAGAACTGGGATTCCGACCGCCCTGACGTCATGGAGCGGGTCACGACGCAGGTACCGTGCGGCGACTACTTCGAGGTCCGCGACGACGCGCTGCGCGCACACGCCACGCAGATCGACCCCAACAGCCGGTGGTTCGCCGTGCCGCTCGACCTGCAGCGCGAGGTGTGGCCAACCGAGGAGTACGAGCTGGTGCGCTCGCTCGTCGATACGACCCTTCCCGAGGACGATCTGTTCGCGGGAGTCCGAGAGAGGGTGACGACATGACATTGCCGGCCTTCGCGGCCGTACCCGCCATGAACGCCGGGGTCTGGGTCGCGCAGCAACCCCCCGGAGGCGAGAACGGCGACGGCGGCGGTCAGGGCGAGGACTTCGGCAAGTCCTCGCCCGTCGGCCTGCTGCTGTTGCTGGTCTTCTTCGTCGCGGTGGCGTTTCTCGTCCGCTCGATGACCAAGCATCTCAAGCGAATCCCCGCGAGCTTCGACGGCGGGTCGGCGCCCGGCGGGGACGTCGGCGGAGCCGGCGGCCGTGGGAGCACGGACGACGTCGGTGCTGATGTCGGCTCCAGCGGTGGTGACTCGGGCGGTGGTGGTGACTCCGGCGGCGGAGGGGGCGGCGGCGAGTAGCGAGCGGCTACGCCGTCGGCACGGTTGACCGCACCGCCTTGCCGAGGTACTGCGCCGTGTATGAACCGGGTGCGTCGAGAAGCTCGCGTGGCGTGCCCTCGAACATCACCCTGCCGCCTTCGTGGCCGCCCTCGGGGCCGAGGTC comes from Saccharomonospora xinjiangensis XJ-54 and encodes:
- the mca gene encoding mycothiol conjugate amidase Mca, whose translation is MARTDGERADRVDAGLRLMAVHAHPDDESSKGAATMARYVAEGHDVMVVTCTGGEAGSVLNPAMDRPEVHENMTMLRREEMARAAKILGVQHRWLGFIDSGLPEGDPPPPLPEDCFANIPIEEPVRRLVQVMREFRPHVVITYDENGGYPHPDHIRCHEVSMAAYDAVADAERYPDEGEPWQPLKLYYSHGFSRAKFEAFHEALTSRGLESPYDEWLKNWDSDRPDVMERVTTQVPCGDYFEVRDDALRAHATQIDPNSRWFAVPLDLQREVWPTEEYELVRSLVDTTLPEDDLFAGVRERVTT